In one Balaenoptera musculus isolate JJ_BM4_2016_0621 chromosome 2, mBalMus1.pri.v3, whole genome shotgun sequence genomic region, the following are encoded:
- the JPH4 gene encoding LOW QUALITY PROTEIN: junctophilin-4 (The sequence of the model RefSeq protein was modified relative to this genomic sequence to represent the inferred CDS: inserted 2 bases in 1 codon), which produces MHVPXGGKFDFDDGGCYVGGWEAGRAHGYGVCTGPGAQGEYSGCWAQGFESLGVFTGPGGHSYQGHWQQGKREGLGVERKSRWTYRGEWLGGLKGRSGVWESVSGLRYAGLWKDGFQDGYGTETYSDGGTYQGQWQAGKRHGYGVRQSVPYHQAALLRSPRRTSLDSGHSDPPTPPPPLPLPGDEGGSPASGSRGGFVLAGPGDADGAACRKRTPAAGGFFRRSLLLSGLRAGGRRSSLGSKRGSLRSEVSSEVGSTGPPGSEASGPPAPAPPALIEGSATEVYAGEWRADRRSGYGVSQRSNGLRYEGEWLGNRRHGYGRTTRPDGSREEGKYKRNRLVHGGRVRSLLPLALRRGKVKEKVDRAVEGARRAVSTARQLQEIAAARAADALLKAVAASSVAEKAVEAARMAKLIAQDLQPMLEAPGRRPRQDSEGSDTEPLDEDSPGVYENGLTPSEGSPELPSSPASSRQPWRPTACRSPLPSGGDRGPFSSPKAWPEEWGGPGEQAEELAGYEAEDEAGLQGPEPRDGSPLLGGCSDSSGSLREEEGEDEEPLLQMRTPGRSEPEPTALPVLRGLSSRGPEAGCLMEEAEEAAASERPAQPGAANPLVVGAVALLDLSLAFLFSQLLT; this is translated from the exons ATGCATGTCCC CGGGGGCAAGTTCGACTTTGACGACGGGGGCTGCTACGTGGGGGGCTGGGAGGCGGGGCGGGCACATGGCTACGGCGTGTGCACGGGGCCCGGCGCCCAGGGCGAGTACAGCGGCTGCTGGGCGCAGGGCTTCGAGTCACTGGGCGTCTTCACGGGGCCCGGCGGACACAGCTACCAGGGCCACTGGCAGCAGGGCAAGCGCGAAGGGCTGGGCGTGGAGCGCAAGAGCCGCTGGACGTACCGCGGCGAGTGGCTGGGCGGGCTGAAGGGGCGCAGCGGTGTGTGGGAGAGCGTGTCCGGCCTGCGCTACGCCGGGCTCTGGAAGGACGGCTTCCAGGACGGCTACGGCACCGAGACCTACTCCGACGGAG GCACCTACCAGGGCCAGTGGCAGGCTGGGAAGCGCCACGGCTACGGGGTGCGCCAGAGTGTGCCCTACCATCAGGCGGCCCTGCTGCGCTCGCCCCGCCGCACCTCCCTGGACTCGGGCCACAGCGACCCCCCGacgccgcccccgcccctgcccctgcccggcGACGAAGGAGGCAGCCCGGCCTCCGGCTCCCGGGGAGGCTTCGTGCTGGCCGGGCCTGGGGATGCTGACGGCGCGGCCTGCCGAAAGCGCACCCCCGCGGCCGGCGGGTTCTTCCGCCGCTCGCTGCTGCTCAGCGGGCTCCGGGCGGGCGGGCGCCGAAGCTCCTTGGGCAGCAAGAGGGGCTCCCTGCGCAGCGAGGTGAGCAGCGAGGTGGGCAGCACGGGACCCCCGGGCTCCGAGGCCAGCGGGCCCCCGGCCCCGGCGCCGCCCGCCCTCATCGAGGGCTCGGCCACTGAGGTGTATGCGGGCGAATGGCGCGCCGACCGGCGCAGCGGCTACGGCGTGAGCCAGCGTTCCAACGGGCTGCGCTACGAGGGCGAGTGGCTGGGCAACCGGCGGCACGGCTACGGGCGCACCACCCGCCCCGACGGCTCCCGCGAGGAGGGCAAGTACAAGCGCAACCGGCTGGTGCACGGGGGGCGCGTGCGCAGCCTTCTTCCTCTGGCCCTTCGGCGGGGCAAAGTCAAGGAGAAGGTGGACAGGGCCGTCGAGGGCGCCCGTCGAGCCGTGAGCACTGCCCGCCAGCTCCAGGAGATCGCCGCTGCCAG GGCAGCAGACGCCCTTCTAAAGGCAGTGGCAGCCAGCAGTGTCGCCGAGAAGGCTGTGGAGGCAGCTCGAATGGCCAAACTGATAGCCCAGGACCTGCAGCCCATGTTGGAGGCCCCAG GCCGCAGACCCAGGCAGGACTCGGAAGGTTCTGACACAGAGCCCTTGGATGAGGACAGCCCTGGGGTATACGAGAATGGACTGACCCCCTCAGAGGGCTCCCCTGAACTGCCCAGCAGCCCTGCCTCCTCCCGCCAACCCTGGCGACCCACTGCCTGCCGGAGCCCACTGCCTTCTGGAGGGGACCGAGGTCCCTTCTCCAGCCCCAAAGCTTGGCCTGAGGAGTGGGGGGGCCCGGGTGAGCAGGCAGAAGAACTAGCTGGCTATGAGGCAGAGGATGAGGCTGGGCTGCAGGGGCCAGAGCCCAGAGATGGCTCCCCACTCCTCGGAGGCTGCAGCGACAGTTCCGGAAGTCTtcgagaggaggaaggggaggatgaAGAGCCCTTGCTCCAGATGAGGACCCCAGGGCGCTCGGAGCCGGAGCCCACAGCCTTGCCAGTCCTGAGGGGCCTGTCCTCGAGGGGTCCTGAAGCCGGGTGCCTGATGGAAGAGGCTGAGGAGGCTGCTGCGTCTGAGAGGCCCGCCCAGCCG GGAGCTGCCAACCCATTGGTGGTGGGAGCCGTGGCCCTTCTGGACCTCAGCCTGGCATTCCTGTTCTCCCAGCTCCTCACCTGA